A genomic region of Streptomyces rimosus contains the following coding sequences:
- a CDS encoding DUF742 domain-containing protein encodes MATPPSGYPYGSGQQSGPQGEHRHNPFNFPSAPSRRQQQPPQPQQPYQQRPYDSRQPYEPSPYEQPRAPRVQPVPPRQRRNGPSAPTGGAHNPLVRPYAMTGGRTRPRYQLAIEALVSTTADPARLQGQLPEHQRICHLCREIKSVAEISALLSIPLGVARILVADLAEAGLVAIHQPGGDETAGGQPDVTLLERVLSGLRKL; translated from the coding sequence GTGGCAACGCCCCCGAGCGGATACCCGTACGGCTCCGGACAGCAGTCCGGGCCCCAGGGCGAGCACCGGCACAACCCCTTCAACTTTCCTTCCGCGCCCAGCCGTCGGCAGCAGCAGCCGCCGCAGCCCCAGCAGCCGTACCAGCAGCGGCCGTACGACTCCCGGCAGCCGTACGAGCCGTCGCCGTACGAGCAGCCGCGGGCACCGCGCGTCCAGCCGGTACCGCCCCGGCAGCGGCGCAACGGGCCGTCGGCCCCCACGGGGGGCGCGCACAACCCGCTTGTGCGCCCGTACGCGATGACCGGGGGCCGGACCCGGCCGCGCTACCAGCTCGCCATCGAGGCACTGGTCAGCACGACCGCCGATCCCGCCCGGCTGCAGGGCCAACTGCCGGAGCACCAGCGCATCTGCCACCTCTGCCGCGAGATCAAGTCAGTGGCCGAGATCTCGGCCCTCCTCTCCATCCCCCTCGGCGTCGCCCGAATCCTCGTCGCCGACCTGGCGGAGGCCGGACTCGTCGCCATCCATCAGCCCGGCGGGGACGAGACCGCCGGCGGACAGCCAGATGTGACACTGCTCGAAAGGGTGCTCAGTGGACTTCGCAAGCTCTAG
- a CDS encoding roadblock/LC7 domain-containing protein, whose translation MSQAAQNLNWLITNFVDNTPGVSHTVVVSADGLLLAMSEGFPRDRADQLAAVASGLTSLTSGASRIFEGGSVNQTVVEMERGFLFIMSVSDGSSLAVLAHPECDIGLVGYEMALLVDRAGTVLTPDLRAELQGSLLN comes from the coding sequence ATGAGCCAGGCGGCGCAGAACCTGAACTGGTTGATCACCAACTTCGTGGACAACACCCCCGGTGTGTCCCACACGGTCGTGGTCTCCGCGGACGGTCTCCTCCTCGCCATGTCCGAGGGCTTCCCTCGGGACAGAGCCGATCAGTTGGCGGCGGTGGCCTCCGGCCTCACCTCGCTGACCTCCGGCGCCTCCCGCATCTTCGAAGGCGGGAGCGTCAATCAGACCGTGGTGGAGATGGAGCGCGGCTTCCTCTTCATCATGTCCGTCTCCGACGGATCGTCGCTGGCCGTACTGGCGCACCCGGAGTGCGACATCGGCCTCGTCGGTTACGAGATGGCCCTGCTGGTCGACCGCGCGGGCACGGTGCTCACACCGGACCTGCGCGCGGAACTGCAGGGCAGCCTTCTCAACTAG
- a CDS encoding roadblock/LC7 domain-containing protein, translating into MSQAAQNLNWLITNFVDNTPGVSHTVVVSADGLLLAMSEGFPRDRADQLAAVASGLTSLTSGASRIFEGGAVNQTVVEMERGFLFIMSISDGSSLAVLAHPECDIGLVGYEMALLVDRAGTVLTPDLRAELQGSLLH; encoded by the coding sequence ATGAGCCAGGCGGCGCAGAATCTGAACTGGTTGATCACCAACTTCGTGGACAACACCCCCGGGGTGTCCCACACGGTGGTGGTCTCCGCGGACGGACTGCTCCTCGCCATGTCCGAGGGCTTCCCGCGCGACCGGGCCGACCAGCTGGCCGCGGTGGCGTCCGGGCTGACCTCGCTGACCTCCGGTGCGTCCCGCATCTTCGAGGGCGGCGCGGTCAACCAGACCGTGGTGGAGATGGAGCGCGGTTTCCTCTTCATCATGTCCATCTCGGACGGATCGTCGCTGGCCGTACTGGCGCACCCGGAGTGCGACATCGGCCTCGTCGGTTACGAGATGGCCCTGCTGGTCGACCGCGCAGGCACGGTGCTCACACCGGACCTGCGCGCCGAGCTCCAGGGCAGCCTGCTGCACTGA
- a CDS encoding GTP-binding protein encodes MDFASSDGAGPATGQGGGSTTSAKIVVAGGFGVGKTTFVGAVSEINPLRTEAVMTSASAGIDDLSHVQDKTTTTVAMDFGRITLDQDLILYLFGTPGQDRFWFMWDDLVRGAIGAVVLVDTRRLADCFPAVDYFENSGLPFVIALNGFDGHQPYTPDEVREALQIGPDAPIITTDARHRSEAKSALITLVEHALMARLK; translated from the coding sequence GTGGACTTCGCAAGCTCTGACGGAGCCGGGCCCGCCACCGGTCAGGGCGGCGGGTCCACCACCTCCGCGAAGATCGTGGTGGCGGGCGGCTTCGGCGTGGGCAAGACCACGTTCGTCGGGGCCGTCTCGGAGATCAACCCGCTGCGTACGGAGGCCGTGATGACCTCCGCCTCGGCGGGGATCGACGACCTGAGCCATGTCCAGGACAAGACCACGACGACCGTGGCGATGGACTTCGGCCGCATCACGCTGGACCAGGACCTGATCCTGTACCTGTTCGGCACCCCCGGCCAGGACCGCTTCTGGTTCATGTGGGACGACCTCGTCCGCGGCGCCATCGGCGCCGTCGTCCTGGTCGACACCCGCCGCCTCGCCGACTGCTTCCCCGCCGTCGACTACTTCGAAAACAGCGGCCTGCCCTTCGTCATCGCCCTCAACGGCTTCGACGGACACCAGCCCTACACCCCCGACGAAGTACGCGAAGCACTCCAGATCGGCCCCGATGCACCGATCATCACCACCGACGCACGCCACCGCAGCGAAGCCAAGAGCGCCCTCATCACCCTCGTCGAACACGCCCTCATGGCCCGCCTGAAGTGA
- a CDS encoding DUF742 domain-containing protein, whose amino-acid sequence MTPPPASPGPYGAYSQAPYGGEGDQPLVRPYAMTGGRTRPRYQLAIEALVSTTADPSQLPGLLPEHQRICHLTREVKSVAEVSALLHIPLGVARILVADLAEAGMVAIHQPGGSTEAGGTPDVTLLERVLSGLRKL is encoded by the coding sequence ATGACCCCGCCACCTGCCTCGCCCGGCCCGTACGGCGCCTACAGCCAAGCGCCGTACGGGGGCGAAGGTGACCAGCCGCTGGTCCGCCCGTACGCCATGACCGGGGGACGGACCCGGCCGCGCTACCAGCTCGCCATCGAGGCGCTGGTCAGCACGACCGCCGACCCGTCCCAGCTGCCCGGCCTGCTGCCGGAGCACCAGCGCATCTGCCACCTGACCCGCGAGGTGAAGTCGGTCGCCGAGGTCTCGGCGCTGCTGCACATCCCGCTGGGAGTGGCCCGGATCCTGGTCGCGGACCTGGCGGAGGCCGGCATGGTGGCGATCCACCAGCCGGGCGGCAGCACCGAGGCCGGCGGTACGCCCGACGTGACGCTGCTGGAAAGGGTGCTCAGTGGACTTCGCAAGCTCTGA
- a CDS encoding GTP-binding protein yields MDFASSSGAARSTTSAKIVVAGGFGVGKTTFVGAVSEINPLRTEAVMTSASAGIDDLTHAPDKTTTTVAMDFGRITLDQDLILYLFGTPGQDRFWFMWDDLVRGAIGAVVLVDTRRLADCFPAVDYFENSGLPFVIALNGFDGHQPYTPDEVREALQIGPDAPIITTDARHRSEAKSALITLVEHALMARLR; encoded by the coding sequence GTGGACTTCGCAAGCTCTAGCGGTGCAGCCCGCTCCACCACCTCCGCGAAGATCGTGGTGGCGGGCGGCTTCGGCGTGGGCAAGACCACGTTCGTCGGGGCCGTCTCAGAGATCAACCCGCTGCGCACCGAAGCCGTGATGACCTCGGCGTCGGCCGGCATCGACGACCTCACGCACGCGCCGGACAAGACCACCACCACGGTGGCGATGGACTTCGGCCGCATCACGCTGGACCAGGACCTGATCCTGTACCTGTTCGGCACCCCCGGCCAGGACCGCTTCTGGTTCATGTGGGACGACCTCGTCCGCGGCGCCATCGGCGCCGTCGTCCTGGTCGACACCCGCCGCCTCGCCGACTGCTTCCCCGCCGTCGACTACTTCGAAAACAGCGGCCTGCCCTTCGTCATCGCCCTCAACGGCTTCGACGGACACCAGCCCTACACCCCCGACGAAGTACGCGAAGCACTCCAGATCGGCCCCGACGCACCGATCATCACCACCGACGCCCGCCACCGCAGCGAAGCCAAGAGCGCCCTCATCACCCTCGTCGAACACGCCCTCATGGCCCGCCTGCGCTGA
- a CDS encoding sensor histidine kinase, with translation MRRSRSSPEPQEPRRGNFTPPSHSAAPAPGTAESQVATAPVSGGRFRPRNWRVATRLNAILLIPVLVALVFGGLRVNSSVETWQEARDAENTAKLVRAAAAYSHAIIDERDRTAEPLLSGKRDDAAVREARTATDTAAQAFHAAVKEMPDKDGLKRRLAAFQKAEPGLQKLREAAYTPQLPGVQTEEGYVAIQHPLMEFANELGLGTGNITSYGRTVYAVSLAKAAESLTRSIGTHLLVDPASPQGGKEHKKQLTAFASYKYLENIAIGEYTSGGTPEDVQRLKDDAAKLKQRGAQEVAKARERAETAGRPFKAPPAFDAMVNAIASGASPQQLAAQGITPESWFTAATGTFDMYRAIEKDLADKAVDEAAAISSDAQRSTFVDSAIVIAALVIAFLVAGMMARRMSRNMSRLRTAAFGIAEQRLPSLVDQLSRTDPGRVDTRVQPIPIHTTDEIGEVARAFDQVHREAVRLAAEQALLRGNVNAIFTNLSQRNQGLIERQLTLITELENNEADPDQLENLFRMDHLATRMRRNGENLLILAGEEPGQRWNQPVPLIDVLRAATSEVESYERIELSGVPDGDIHGTAVTDLVHLLSELLENATTFSSPQTKVRVAATRLPDGRVMIEIHDKGIGLTPEDFADINHKLANPPTVDASVSQRMGLFVVGRLADRHGIRVQLRPSGEQAGTTSLVMLPEAITHGGGGEEGYDDDFTVSRIVPEHEQGGYAGDGRSAAELGFDESGFGQQGGATPLDPVNRSLLREERRAALEAQAGGAGAQNRAHDPAQQPYQDLSGQPYQDPSAQLFQDPAQHGGAGYGNQPGQPYAEPGHGAYDAGQPLGQGLAEVGRDEAAGQQPYVPYETRPRDDWPENGAYTGYSGPETESDRNPSAAPADSPDRVAFERPDPTPNDAPSLTDAGLPRRGAGQPQAQQQWQPFEEASSRPRAQEDPAAAPQGNAPESGSDGSEWRSANDERWQRAERLREPKAGGVTSSGLPRRVPKANLVEGTAEQSPQGGPQVSRAPEDVRGRLSNLRRGVQQGRNVGTDQEVPQNDQQGFGPGSTYDQER, from the coding sequence GTGAGGCGAAGCAGGTCGAGCCCCGAGCCGCAGGAACCGCGGCGGGGCAACTTCACGCCACCGTCGCACAGCGCGGCGCCGGCCCCCGGCACGGCCGAGAGCCAGGTCGCCACCGCCCCGGTGAGCGGCGGACGGTTCCGCCCGCGCAACTGGCGCGTGGCCACCCGGCTCAACGCGATCCTGCTCATCCCCGTACTCGTCGCCCTGGTCTTCGGCGGCCTGCGCGTCAACAGCTCGGTCGAGACCTGGCAGGAAGCCCGGGACGCCGAGAACACCGCGAAGCTGGTACGGGCCGCCGCCGCCTACAGCCACGCCATCATCGACGAGCGCGACCGCACCGCCGAGCCGCTGCTCTCCGGCAAGCGCGACGACGCGGCCGTACGCGAGGCACGCACGGCGACCGACACCGCGGCGCAGGCGTTCCACGCCGCGGTCAAGGAGATGCCCGACAAGGACGGCCTCAAGCGCCGCCTGGCCGCCTTCCAGAAGGCCGAGCCGGGCCTGCAGAAGCTGCGCGAGGCCGCCTACACCCCGCAGCTGCCCGGTGTGCAGACCGAAGAGGGCTACGTCGCCATCCAGCACCCGCTGATGGAGTTCGCCAACGAGCTGGGCCTGGGCACCGGCAACATCACCTCCTACGGCCGCACGGTCTACGCCGTCTCGCTGGCCAAGGCCGCCGAGTCGCTCACCCGCTCCATCGGCACCCACCTGCTGGTCGACCCGGCGTCCCCGCAGGGCGGCAAGGAGCACAAGAAGCAGCTGACCGCGTTCGCCTCGTACAAGTACCTGGAGAACATCGCCATCGGCGAATACACCTCCGGCGGTACCCCCGAGGACGTCCAGCGGCTGAAGGACGACGCGGCCAAGCTCAAGCAGCGGGGCGCGCAGGAGGTCGCCAAGGCGCGCGAGCGCGCGGAGACCGCGGGCCGGCCGTTCAAGGCGCCGCCGGCCTTCGACGCGATGGTGAACGCCATCGCCTCCGGCGCCTCGCCGCAGCAGCTCGCGGCGCAGGGCATCACGCCGGAGAGCTGGTTCACCGCGGCCACCGGCACGTTCGACATGTACCGGGCCATCGAGAAGGACCTCGCCGACAAGGCGGTGGACGAGGCGGCCGCGATCTCCTCGGACGCCCAGCGGTCCACCTTCGTCGACTCCGCGATCGTGATCGCCGCGCTGGTCATCGCCTTCCTGGTGGCGGGCATGATGGCGCGGCGGATGAGCCGGAACATGAGCCGGCTGCGCACGGCGGCCTTCGGCATCGCCGAGCAGCGGCTGCCGAGCCTGGTCGACCAGCTCTCCCGTACGGACCCGGGCCGCGTGGACACCCGCGTACAGCCCATCCCGATCCACACCACCGACGAGATCGGCGAGGTGGCCCGCGCCTTCGACCAGGTGCACCGGGAGGCGGTCCGGCTCGCCGCCGAGCAGGCGCTGCTGCGCGGCAACGTCAACGCGATCTTCACCAACCTCTCGCAGCGCAACCAGGGCCTGATCGAGCGCCAGCTCACCCTGATCACCGAGCTGGAGAACAACGAGGCCGACCCGGACCAGCTGGAGAACCTCTTCCGGATGGACCACCTGGCCACCCGTATGCGGCGCAACGGCGAGAACCTCCTCATTCTCGCGGGCGAGGAGCCGGGCCAGCGCTGGAACCAGCCGGTGCCGCTGATCGACGTGCTGCGCGCGGCGACCTCCGAGGTCGAGTCGTACGAGCGAATAGAGCTGTCCGGCGTGCCGGACGGCGACATCCACGGCACCGCCGTGACCGACCTCGTGCACCTGCTCTCCGAGCTACTGGAGAACGCCACCACGTTCTCCTCGCCGCAGACCAAGGTGCGGGTCGCCGCCACCCGGCTGCCGGACGGCCGGGTCATGATCGAGATCCACGACAAGGGCATCGGGCTGACCCCCGAGGACTTCGCGGACATCAACCACAAGCTGGCCAACCCGCCGACCGTGGACGCCTCGGTCTCCCAGCGCATGGGCCTGTTCGTGGTCGGCCGCCTCGCCGACCGGCACGGCATCCGCGTCCAGCTGCGCCCGTCCGGCGAGCAGGCCGGCACCACCTCCCTCGTCATGCTCCCCGAGGCCATCACCCACGGCGGTGGCGGCGAGGAGGGCTACGACGACGACTTCACGGTCTCCCGGATCGTCCCCGAGCACGAGCAGGGCGGATACGCCGGCGACGGCCGCTCGGCCGCGGAACTCGGCTTCGACGAGTCCGGTTTCGGGCAGCAGGGCGGCGCCACGCCGCTCGACCCGGTCAACCGCTCGCTGCTGCGCGAGGAGCGCCGGGCGGCGCTGGAGGCGCAGGCCGGTGGCGCGGGCGCCCAGAACCGGGCGCACGATCCCGCGCAGCAGCCGTACCAGGACCTGTCGGGACAGCCGTACCAGGATCCGTCGGCACAGCTGTTCCAGGACCCGGCGCAGCACGGTGGCGCGGGGTACGGGAACCAGCCGGGACAGCCGTATGCGGAACCTGGGCACGGGGCGTACGACGCCGGGCAGCCGCTGGGCCAGGGACTTGCCGAAGTCGGTCGCGACGAGGCCGCCGGCCAGCAGCCGTACGTGCCGTACGAGACGCGGCCGCGGGACGACTGGCCCGAAAACGGAGCGTACACCGGCTATTCGGGCCCGGAAACGGAATCGGACCGGAATCCGTCGGCCGCTCCCGCGGACAGCCCGGACCGCGTAGCATTCGAGCGTCCGGATCCCACCCCGAACGACGCCCCGTCGCTGACCGACGCCGGCCTTCCGCGCCGCGGAGCCGGCCAGCCGCAGGCTCAGCAGCAGTGGCAGCCGTTCGAGGAGGCGTCCTCCAGGCCCCGGGCCCAGGAGGACCCGGCGGCCGCCCCGCAGGGGAACGCGCCGGAGTCCGGTTCGGACGGCTCCGAGTGGCGCTCGGCCAACGACGAGCGCTGGCAGCGGGCGGAGCGGCTGCGCGAGCCGAAGGCGGGCGGAGTCACTTCCTCCGGTCTGCCCCGGCGGGTGCCCAAGGCCAACCTGGTCGAGGGCACGGCGGAGCAGAGCCCGCAGGGCGGCCCGCAGGTCTCCCGCGCTCCGGAGGACGTCCGCGGCCGGCTGAGCAACCTGCGGCGCGGGGTCCAGCAGGGACGCAACGTGGGCACGGACCAGGAGGTCCCCCAGAATGACCAACAGGGCTTCGGCCCCGGCAGCACCTACGATCAGGAGCGTTAG